Proteins co-encoded in one Brassica oleracea var. oleracea cultivar TO1000 chromosome C4, BOL, whole genome shotgun sequence genomic window:
- the LOC106337505 gene encoding SURP and G-patch domain-containing protein 1-like protein, with protein MLDFYMKKAAQEEKTRRPRQSKDEMPPPASLQGPSATPSTDPEKRGHHMGDYIPLEELNKFLAKCDDVAAQKATKEAAEKAKMLADNVGHKLLSKMGWKEGAYLVCSICELVTYFLPVTCAFQEGILLRINQRAAHSHKLSPTPTQPQLIFAFLLKIMFQVLVWIGFVFFP; from the exons ATGCTGGATTTTTACATGAAGAAGGCTGCCCAAGAAGAGAAGACGAGACGTCCAAGGCAGTCAAAAGACGAGATGCCCCCGCCAGCTTCTCTTCAAGGCCCATCTG CAACTCCCTCCACAGACCCTGAAAAGAGAGGTCATCATATGGGTGATTATATTCCACTAGAGGAGCTAAATAAGTTCCTTGCAAAGTGTGACGATGTAGCTGCACAAAAAGCCACAAAGGAGGCAGCTGAGAAGGCTAAGATGCTAGCAGATAATGTTGGACACAAACTCTTGTCAAAAATGGGTTGGAAAGAAGGTGCTTACTTGGTTTGCTCTATCTGTGAACTTGTGACCTATTTTCTTCCTGTAACATGTGCCTTTCAGGAAGGCATATTACTAAGAATCAATCAACGTGCTGCACACAGTCACAAGCTATCGCCCACCCCCACACAGCCCCAGCTGATCTTTGCTTTTCTATTAAAAATAATGTTCCAAGTGTTGGTATGGATTGGATTTGTTTTCTTCCCCTAA
- the LOC106337506 gene encoding putative lipid-transfer protein DIR1: protein MMKVMRVGLALALLITITVLTIVTAQQVDQQPPPPMLPEEEVGGCSRTFFSSLVQLIPCRAAVAPFSPVPPTESCCAAIVTLGRPCLCLLANGPPLSGIDRSMALQLPLTCSANFPPCDVIT from the coding sequence ATGATGAAGGTCATGAGAGTTGGATTAGCACTGGCACTGCTCATTACAATAACGGTTCTTACCATAGTCACTGCACAGCAAGTGGACCAGCAACCACCTCCACCCATGCTACCCGAGGAAGAAGTGGGAGGATGCAGCAGAACATTCTTCTCGTCACTGGTGCAGCTGATACCGTGCAGAGCAGCAGTGGCTCCTTTCAGCCCTGTCCCACCAACTGAATCCTGTTGCGCTGCTATTGTCACACTTGGTCGCCCTTGCCTTTGCCTACTCGCCAATGGACCTCCACTCTCAGGAATTGACCGCTCCATGGCTCTTCAGCTTCCTCTGACGTGCTCTGCTAATTTCCCTCCTTGCGATGTCATTACCTAG
- the LOC106342091 gene encoding clustered mitochondria protein-like, translating into MAGKSNKSKAKRAAQSSSPNSTVSALQPDVPAAPAPAPAPDNGAVEAAVPETNEVPPPVPKEDESESQVASNDDQPKQGELRLYPVSVKTQSGAKMELQLNPGDSVMDIRQFLLDAPETCYFTCYDLLLRSKDGETHHLEDYNEISEVADITIGGCSLEMIPALYDDRSIRAHVHRARDLLSLSTLHSSLSTTFALKYDAAAANKAQNPGDKPNVPELDCLGFMEDVPASLNKLTNSPSEEIKCVESIVFSSFNPPPSHRRLVGDLIYLDVVTLEGNKYCITGTTKAFYVNSSSGNILDPKPSKSGFETATLIGLLQKLSSKFKKAFREVMEKKASAHPFENVQSLLPPHSWLRPFPVPDHKRDAARAEEALTISYGSELIGMQRDWNEELQSCREFPHSTPQERILRDRALYKVSSDFVDAALNGAIGVISRCIPPINPTDPECLHMYVHNNIFFSFAVDADIEQLSKKRPSNDLSVTEKVSSSEKVPCKDKTCDGEHNAELNSCNEVPLIESEQATYASANNDLKGTKLYQEADVSGLYNLAMAIIDYRGHRVVAQSVLPGILQGDKSDALLYGSVDNGKKICWNEDFHAKVLEAAKLLHIKEHAVIDASENVFKLAAPVECKGIVGSDNRHYLLDLMRVTPRDANYTGPESRFCVLRPELITSFCQAEALEKSKCNTKTDEGTDIVSEPSDASADTSKTGDESIHGEENGALTSEKTVTEKQNTTADSAAEISKLCEEISFNPNVFTDFKLGGTQEEISSDEENVKKVSSYLVDVVLPKFIEDLCTLEVSPMDGETLTEALHSHGVNVRYIGRITNGVKHLPHLWDLCLNEITVRSAKHILKNILRDIEDHDIGAAVSHFLNCFFGNVAAGKASTNTKNQKKDQSITKKSQGRGKGKASAKKTLSSYMMVDSNMLWSEIQEFAKAKYEFEMPELSRTTAKKVHVLRNLCQKVGISVAARKYDFDATSPFDATDVLDLRPVVKHSVPVCSEAKNLIEMGKLQLAEGMLSESYTFFSEAFSILQQVTGPMHREVSNCCRYLAMVLYHAGDMAGAIMQQHKELIINERCLGLDHPDTAHSYGNMALFYHGLNQTELALQNMGRALLLLGLSSGPDHPDVAATFINVAMMYQDMGKMDTALRYLQDALKKNERLLGPEHIQTAVCYHALAIACNSMGLFKLSHQHEKKTYDILVKQLGEDDSRTKDSQNWIKTFEMREVQKTAQKQKGLAATAANTQKAIDLLKARPDLMQAFQNAAAAERSNALNTAVLGEAQPRGRGFDERAARAAAEVRKKAAAKGLLVRRHSGVQVPPQISQLINANAGTADSSKKSGENGEAKVEEKKKESSENGKTTNVAAPAGLGAGLTSLDRKKQKAKK; encoded by the exons ATGGCTGGGAAGTCGAACAAGTCGAAGGCCAAGAGAGCGGCTCAGAGCTCTTCTCCCAACTCCACTGTCTCTGCTCTCCAACCCGATGTTCCTGCTGCTCCAGCGCCTGCACCTGCTCCCGACAATGGAGCTGTTGAAGCTGCCGTGCCTGAAACCAATGAAGTTCCTCCTCCAGTTCCTAAGGAAGACGAAAGTGAATCGCAAGTAGCGAGTAACGATGACCAACCCAAGCAAG GTGAACTTCGTCTCTACCCTGTTTCTGTCAAGACACAGAGTGGCGCTAAAATGGAGCTTCAA TTGAACCCTGGAGACTCAGTGATGGATATAAGGCAGTTCCTTCTTGATGCCCCAGAGACCTGTTACTTCACCTGCTACGACTTGTTGCTGCGCAGTAAAGATGGGGAGACTCACCATCTTGAAGATTACAATGAGATCTCTGAAGTTGCTGACATCACCATTGGTGGTTGCTCCTTAGAAATGATTCCCG CTTTGTACGATGATAGGTCTATCAGGGCTCACGTTCACCGAGCTAGAGATCTCCTTTCGCTTTCGACCCTCCACTCTTCCTTGTCAACAACGTTTGCCTTGAAGTATGATGCTGCTGCAGCGAACAAAGCTCAGAATCCTGGAG ACAAACCAAACGTCCCGGAGCTTGATTGTCTTGGTTTCATGGAAGATGTACCCGCCTCTCTCAATAAGTTGACCAATTCTCCCTCGGAAGAGATCAAATGTGTGGAGAGCATTGTCTTCTCATCGTTCAACCCTCCTCCAAGCCACAGAAG GCTTGTAGGAGATTTGATCTATTTGGATGTTGTGACGCTGGAAGGTAACAAGTACTGCATCACCGGTACCACAAAAGCGTTCTACGTTAACTCTAGCTCAGGAAATATTCTCGATCCAAAACCGAGTAAATCTGGGTTCGAGACAGCCACTCTCATTGGATTATTGCAAAAACTTAGCTCTAAGTTTAAAAAAG CTTTCCGCGAGGTCATGGAAAAGAAAGCCTCTGCACATCCTTTTGAGAATGTTCAATCGCTTTTGCCACCACACTCATGGCTAAGACCATTTCCGGTTCCCG ATCACAAGCGCGACGCAGCGAGAGCAGAAGAAGCACTGACCATTTCCTATGGTAGTGAGCTGATCGGTATGCAAAGAGATTGGAACGAAGAGTTGCAATCTTGCAGGGAGTTCCCTCACAGTACGCCTCAGGAGAG GATCTTACGTGACAGGGCTCTTTACAAAGTGTCTTCTGACTTCGTCGATGCGGCGCTTAACGGAGCAATTGGTGTGATCAGCCGATGTATACCACCCATAAATCCAACTGATCCAGAGTGTCTGCACAT GTATGTGCACAACAATATCTTTTTCAGTTTTGCTGTTGATGCCGACATTGAACAGCTATCCAAGAAACGTCCATCAAATGATCTTTCAGTGACTGAGAAAGTGTCTTCGTCTGAAAAGGTTCCATGCAAAGACAAAACATGCGATGGAGAACACAATGCAGAGCTTAACAGCTGTAATGAGGTGCCTCTTATTGAAAGTGAGCAGGCAACGTATGCCTCTGCAAACAACGACTTGAAGGGCACAAAGTTATATCAAGAAGCAGATGTCTCGGGGTTGTATAATCTGGCAATGGCCATTATTGATTACAGAGGTCATAGGGTTGTTGCTCAG AGTGTTCTACCAGGCATCCTTCAAGGGGATAAATCAGATGCGCTTTTGTATGGTTCAGTGGATAATGGCAAGAAAATCTGTTGGAATGAAGATTTTCATGCTAAG GTGTTAGAGGCAGCAAAGCTTCTTCACATTAAGGAACATGCTGTTATTGATGCTTCTGAGAATGTCTTCAAGCTAGCTGCACCAGTAGAGTGCAAGGGGATTGTTGGGAGTGATAACAGACATTACCTTTTGGACTTGATGAGAGTCACGCCTCGTGATGCCAATTACACGGGTCCAGAGTCACGTTTTTGTGTCCTAAGACCAGAATTGATCACATCATTTTGCCAG GCCGAAGCTCTGGAGAAATCAAAATGTAACACCAAGACTGATGAAGGGACGGATATTGTTTCTGAACCTTCGGATGCAAGTGCTGATACTTCTAAAACTGGTGATGAATCGATCCATGGAGAGGAAAACGGAGCTTTGACTTCTGAG AAAACAGTTACAGAAAAGCAAAATACCACCGCCGATTCTGCAGCCGAAATTTCCAAACTATGTGAAGAAATATCATTTAACCCTAATGTTTTCACCGACTTCAAATTAGGTGGCACACAAGAG GAGATTTCTTCTGATGAAGAAAATGTGAAGAAAGTTAGCTCATACCTTGTGGATGTGGTACTTCCAAAATTCATAGAAGATCTTTGCACTCTTGAAGTTTCCCCAATGGATGGTGAGACTTTGACTGAAGCGCTCCATTCTCATGGTGTCAACGTTCGTTACATCGGAAGA ATTACTAATGGAGTGAAGCATTTGCCTCATTTGTGGGATCTTTGCCTGAATGAAATTACCGTCAGATCGGCCAAGCACATTCTCAAG AACATTCTAAGAGATATAGAGGATCACGATATTGGTGCAGCAGTCTCACATTTCCTCAATTGTTTCTTCGGAAATGTTGCTGCGGGAAAAGCTAGCACCAACACTAAAAATCAAAAGAAG GACCAATCGATCACCAAGAAGAGTCAAGGAAGGGGGAAAGGCAAGGCTTCTGCAAAGAAGACTCTTTCATCGTATATGATGGTTGATTCCAACATGCTATGGTCTGAGATTCAGGAATTTGCCAAAGCCAAGTATGAG TTTGAGATGCCCGAGCTGTCAAGAACTACAGCTAAAAAAGTACACGTTCTCCGCAACCTTTGCCAAAAG GTTGGCATCAGTGTTGCTGCTCGCAAATACGACTTTGATGCAACCTCGCCTTTTGATGCGACAGATGTATTGGATCTTCGTCCTGTTGTTAAACACTCTGTCCCTGTATGCTCTGAGGCTAAAAATCTCATCGAGATGGGAAAGCTGCAACTGGCTGAG GGCATGCTTAGTGAATCCTACACGTTCTTTTCAGAGGCGTTTTCAATTCTTCAACAG GTTACTGGTCCAATGCACAGGGAAGTTTCAAACTGCTGCAG ATACCTAGCCATGGTTTTGTACCATGCAGGAGATATGGCCGGGGCCATAATGCAGCAACACAAGGAACTAATCATAAATGAGCGATGCCTCGGTTTGGACCATCCTGATACTGCCCACAG CTATGGCAATATGGCTCTTTTCTACCATGGGCTGAACCAGACAGAACTTGCTCTACAGAACATGGGCCGTGCCTTGCTGTTACTTGGCCTTTCATCTGGCCCTGATCATCCAGATGTTGCAGCCACATTTATAAATGTTGCCATGATGTATCAAGACATGGGCAAAATGGACACAGCTCTGCGTTATCTTCAAGACGCTTTGAAGAAAAATGAGAGACTTCTTGGCCCTGAACACATTCAAACTGCAGTATGCTACCACGCTCTTGCTATTGCGTGCAACAGTATGGGTTTATTCAAGCTCTCACACCAG CATGAGAAGAAAACCTATGATATACTTGTCAAACAATTGGGAGAGGATGATTCCAGGACAAAAGACTCTCAAAACTGGATTAAGACTTTCGAGATGCGTGAGGTTCAG AAAACTGCACAAAAGCAGAAAGGACTGGCAGCCACTGCGGCCAACACGCAAAAGGCTATCGATCTCTTGAAG GCACGTCCAGACCTGATGCAGGCGTTCCAAAACGCAGCAGCGGCGGAGAGGTCTAATGCACTAAACACAGCTGTCCTCGGGGAGGCTCAACCACGGGGCAGAGGTTTTGATGAAAGAGCGGCTCGTGCTGCAGCCGAAGTTAGGAAGAAAGCAGCAGCTAAGGGGCTACTGGTTCGTCGCCATAGTGGTGTTCAAGTGCCACCACAGATCTCTCAACTGATCAATGCAAATGCAGGAACCGCAGATTCTTCTAAGAAAAGTGGAGAAAATGGAGAGGCAAAGGTAGAAGAGAAGAAGAAAGAAAGCTCTGAAAACGGGAAAACAACGAACGTGGCGGCTCCTGCAGGATTAGGTGCTGGTTTAACATCTTTGGATAGGAAGAAGCAAAAAGCCAAAAAGTAA
- the LOC106337504 gene encoding protein gamma response 1, whose translation MGDETVDAIEAKYISGLSAVMVATIQEAKDRISQIEYIFCSQLFPNFQSKSKALEKVYSDARLAASDAWKEKEKDLLSQIEELKVENLGLIKDKEKLSEENDKLISMPLRLKSLEDYIAHLKRKWKIRSEEVGNSVELHTGLFQVLQLKGTDVLGQDEVKMLLSEVKSLKEELSKKTLVTENLLKKVEHLSTEASESERKLSSCEDQKQRLTTRLQVFEENVGRLEDMLRQKTVELEVLQGKLNLTEKELLDCKQKIADHEIVGKANASGEVLGGMNMKVKDRSYLAELETLRCQNEEKSLVLAMEVKKKNEAISAFKKLKSQYNYLRKRFGLTTDSDQQSQLESESNQKGQHERPAISNSPERKHPEADKVRTGTGSRINHEKESVSNTLRTPTTSISPITQSPGIRSDPSGAKSLQLSGSKRPASIWRDTRSRQSPGGKDPHDDFLDTPIENIKRVAVEEKHVPVAAAEKDADSDDETQDMNPKPSPSRQRIQVAETSRKGFKHVESVRKKAERENLKGIECKQCKKFYDAVHPENEGNGKSLRCEHHEGVSRHRYKYAPPMTPEGFWNIGFESEM comes from the exons ATGGGAGATGAAACGGTTGATGCTATCGAAGCCAAGTACATCTCCGGTCTCAGCGCCGTCATGGTCGCAACCATCCAAGAAGCCAAGGACAGAATCTCTCAGATCGAGTACATTTTCTGCAGCCAGCTGTTCCCTAATTTCCAATCCAAATCCAAAGCCTTGGAAAAGGTTTACTCAGACGCTCGTCTCGCTGCCTCTGACGCTTGGAAAGAGAAGGAGAAGGATCTGTTGTCACAGATCGAGGAGCTCAAGGTAGAGAATTTGGGTTTGATCAAGGATAAGGAGAAGCTATCTGAAGAAAATGATAAGCTTATTTCTATGCCTCTGAGGCTGAAGAGTCTAGAAGACTACATTGCTCATTTGAAAAGGAAGTGGAAGATTAGATCTGAGGAGGTTGGGAACAGTGTAGAGCTGCATACTGGGTTGTTTCAGGTGTTACAGTTAAAGGGAACGGATGTGTTAGGCCAAGATGAGGTAAAGATGCTGCTTTCGGAAGTGAAGAGCCTTAAGGAGGAACTTTCTAAGAAAACTTTAGTGACGGAGAATCTGTTGAAGAAGGTGGAGCATCTGTCTACGGAGGCTTCAGAGAGCGAAAGGAAGCTAAGCAGCTGCGAGGACCAGAAACAGAGATTGACAACTAGGTTGCAGGTGTTTGAGGAGAATGTCGGTAGACTAGAAGACATGTTAAGGCAGAAGACTGTCGAGCTCGAGGTTTTGCAGGGTAAACTCAACTTGACAGAGAAAGAACTGTTGGATTGTAAACAAAAGATTGCAGATCATGAGATTGTGGGGAAAGCAAATGCATCAGGGGAAGTACTTGGTGGTATGAATATGAAGGTCAAAGATAGAAGCTACTTGGCTGAGTTAGAAACTTTACGCTGCCAGAATGAGGAGAAATCTCTAGTGTTAGCTATGGAGGTAAAGAAAAAAAACGAAGCCATCAGTGCTTTCAAAAAGCTGAAGTCTCAATATAATTATCTCCGCAAAAGGTTCGGGCTTACTACTGATAGTGATCAACAAAGCCAACTTGAGAGTGAGAGTAACCAAAAGGGACAACATGAGAGACCAGCCATCTCGAATT CTCCCGAAAGGAAACACCCAGAAGCAGACAAGGTGAGAACTGGTACTGGCTCGAGGATCAACCATGAGAAAGAAAGTGTATCCAATACGTTGCGGACCCCTACTACTTCCATTTCACCCATTACGCAGTCACCTGGTATTAGAAGTGACCCTTCTGGTGCAAAATCATTACAGCTAAGCGGATCAAAGCGTCCAGCTTCCATTTGGAGAGACACAAGGTCTCGCCAATCCCCTGGAGGCAAAGATCCTCATGATGATTTTCTAGACACTCCCATCGAGAACATCAAAAGGGTTGCTGTGGAAGAAAAACATGTCCCCGTTGCTGCTGCTGAGAAAGATGCTGATTCAGACGATGAGACACAGGACATGAACCCCAAACCGAGTCCCTCAAGGCAGAGAATTCAAGTGGCGGAAACGAGTAGAAAAGGTTTCAAGCATGTGGAATCTGTGAGGAAGAAAGCAGAGAGGGAGAATCTAAAAGGGATAGAGTGTAAGCAGTGCAAGAAGTTCTATGACGCTGTTCATCCTGAGAATGAAGGGAATGGTAAAAGCTTGAGATGTGAGCATCATGAAGGTGTGTCGAGGCATCGTTACAAATACGCTCCTCCAATGACTCCTGAAGGGTTTTGGAACATCGGGTTTGAATCCGAAATGTGA